Proteins from one uncultured Anaeromusa sp. genomic window:
- a CDS encoding acyltransferase family protein, which yields MLNTTKPSPDRQEVLAPRMYFLDHLRSFIIILVLAYHGALAYMVRGPQWYYVVDTQNSILFNVVVTISDVFVMPTLFFLAGFFGVRSLLRTGQVAFWRSKVVRIVIPYFMGILFLAPAVNYIYFLSRFDTPPAYLDYWWKIFFGLARQHAHLWFLGVLTVFFLGLSLILRFYKPLECIESQPALPSGKFIAGFGLATSMAFFGAKQFIADFTWIMLPNLLMFQPTRCTFYVFYFALGVYAYRKQWFTSCGYMPNVKFWLPMAVLLGGIYARYRMVFWSKRELTVVMLGNDLLYGFFCLAAVLGLIALFHQRMNYTTNLLRKLAGNSYAIYFIHQPVLMLSILVIREYPLPVGIKYVLACFFALVICYLISELVLSRLKPFRVDKKAG from the coding sequence TTGTTAAATACGACAAAGCCAAGTCCGGACAGGCAAGAAGTTTTGGCGCCGCGAATGTATTTTTTAGATCATTTGCGATCTTTTATTATTATCTTGGTTTTAGCTTATCATGGAGCTTTGGCCTATATGGTTCGGGGGCCGCAATGGTATTATGTGGTTGATACGCAAAATAGCATTCTCTTTAATGTCGTTGTGACCATTAGTGATGTCTTTGTCATGCCGACGTTGTTTTTTCTTGCGGGATTTTTTGGCGTTCGCTCTTTGCTGCGAACCGGCCAAGTCGCTTTTTGGCGGAGCAAAGTAGTAAGGATTGTTATTCCCTATTTTATGGGGATTCTGTTTTTAGCGCCGGCTGTGAACTATATTTATTTTTTAAGCCGTTTTGATACGCCGCCGGCGTATCTAGATTATTGGTGGAAGATCTTTTTTGGTCTGGCGCGTCAACATGCTCATTTATGGTTTTTGGGTGTGTTGACCGTCTTCTTTTTAGGATTATCGCTTATCTTGCGTTTTTATAAACCGCTGGAATGCATTGAGAGTCAGCCTGCGTTGCCATCTGGAAAATTTATCGCAGGATTTGGGTTGGCGACAAGTATGGCCTTTTTTGGTGCAAAACAGTTCATTGCTGATTTTACCTGGATTATGCTGCCTAATCTGCTCATGTTTCAACCGACACGCTGCACTTTTTATGTTTTCTACTTTGCGTTAGGCGTTTATGCGTACCGTAAGCAGTGGTTTACTTCTTGCGGTTATATGCCGAATGTGAAATTTTGGCTGCCAATGGCTGTTTTATTGGGCGGTATCTATGCTCGCTATAGAATGGTCTTCTGGTCTAAGCGAGAACTGACGGTAGTGATGCTTGGCAATGATTTATTGTATGGGTTTTTCTGTTTGGCAGCTGTATTAGGATTGATCGCGTTATTTCATCAACGAATGAATTACACCACGAATCTATTGCGTAAACTAGCGGGGAATTCTTATGCAATTTATTTTATTCACCAACCTGTTTTAATGTTGAGCATATTAGTGATTCGTGAATATCCGCTGCCCGTAGGTATAAAATATGTACTTGCTTGCTTTTTTGCTTTGGTGATCTGCTATTTGATTTCCGAGCTTGTTCTTTCTCGCTTAAAGCCTTTTCGTGTGGACAAAAAAGCGGGCTAA
- a CDS encoding ankyrin repeat domain-containing protein, whose translation MMMRLFMVGLLSMAVLLAGCSKSPEDAKKELADKKIQYNEQSFVKAVEDQKKDVVELFIEAGMNPNVTTANGTPLVTAAATGNLEMVKFLVEKGADVNSKSKDKGDLTPLFAAILGGGKDKDKQETVKFLLDKGADVNARFASKGFEATPLMMAAAEKDTEIVRLLLAKKPDIQAIDAGTGLTALMMAVLNNNLENTKELLAQGADVNKKAKNNVTALSLAKQEKNKDMITILTSAGAK comes from the coding sequence ATGATGATGCGTTTATTCATGGTGGGTTTGCTTTCAATGGCAGTATTGCTTGCGGGATGTTCAAAAAGCCCGGAAGATGCGAAGAAAGAGTTAGCCGATAAAAAAATTCAATATAATGAGCAGAGCTTTGTAAAAGCGGTAGAGGATCAAAAGAAGGATGTTGTGGAGCTGTTTATTGAAGCAGGGATGAACCCCAATGTTACAACTGCTAATGGCACTCCTTTGGTAACCGCTGCGGCGACGGGTAATTTGGAAATGGTTAAGTTTTTGGTTGAAAAAGGAGCTGATGTAAATAGTAAAAGCAAAGATAAAGGAGACTTAACGCCGCTGTTTGCTGCGATTCTCGGGGGCGGGAAAGACAAAGACAAGCAGGAGACAGTAAAGTTTTTGTTGGATAAAGGGGCGGACGTGAATGCGCGTTTTGCTTCTAAAGGGTTTGAGGCAACACCGCTGATGATGGCGGCGGCGGAAAAGGATACAGAGATCGTGCGGCTGCTGCTGGCGAAGAAACCGGATATTCAAGCGATAGATGCAGGCACAGGACTTACGGCCTTAATGATGGCCGTGCTTAACAATAATCTTGAAAATACCAAGGAGCTTTTGGCGCAGGGCGCTGATGTGAATAAGAAAGCTAAAAACAATGTTACAGCTCTTTCCCTGGCGAAACAGGAAAAAAATAAGGATATGATTACGATCCTGACGAGTGCAGGAGCAAAGTAA
- the ppdK gene encoding pyruvate, phosphate dikinase, with product MKKYVYLFTEGSAEMRSLLGGKGANLAEMTNLGLPVPPGFTISTEGCREYYAQGAKLPAGMEEEVSRQLAVLEEQTGKRFGDAANPLLVSVRSGAVFSMPGMMDTILNLGLNSNTVVGLAAATGNERFAYDSYRRFIQMFSDVVLDIHKYEFEQLLDDVKEEQGVRFDQDLSADSLKEVIRQYKKLVHEHSGRYFPEEPKEQLFMALTAVFRSWNNDRAIVYRNLNKIDHDLGTAVNIQSMVFGNMGNDSGTGVAFSRNPSTGENKLYGEYLMNAQGEDVVAGIRTPQSIEKLADDMPHVYEQFCQIVKTLETHYKNMQDIEFTIEKGKLYMLQTRNGKRTAAAAVKVAHDLVQEGLVSTADALLMVEPTQIGQLLHRQIDSSAKLDVLAQGLPASPGAASGAIVFDADEAELLGRQGKKVLLVRTETTPDDIHGIVMAQGILTSRGGMTSHAAVVARGMGKPCVCGCEAARIDYNAKTLTIGNLTLKEGDLLSIDGATGRVISGSIPLQEPELSPEYLTLLAWADEYRRLDVRANADTPEDAAKARSFGATGIGLVRTEHMFMAQDRLPYVQQMILAETLEAREDALTHLLPMQENDFYGILKAMEGYPVCIRLLDPPLHEFLPSLEELLVETTRLRTLGNDPQTLAQKELLLKKVRHLHEFNPMLGHRGCRLGITYPEVYEMQIRAIMNAAARLTKEGLTALPEVEIPLTISREEMDFFKERIDRIAQEVMAERQVQFHYTAGTMIELPRAALLADELAASAQFFSFGTNDLTQTCLGFSRDDAEGKFLPHYLEQKILKANPFVELDRQGVGKLMRLAVAGGRATRPELLIGICGEHGGDPSSIQFCHEIGLDFVSCSPYRVPVARLAAAQAALSDGEVLGTR from the coding sequence ATGAAAAAATATGTATACCTTTTTACGGAGGGAAGCGCTGAAATGCGCTCGCTCTTAGGGGGAAAAGGCGCCAACTTAGCCGAAATGACCAATCTGGGTCTGCCGGTGCCTCCTGGCTTCACCATCAGCACCGAAGGCTGCCGCGAATACTACGCGCAAGGCGCTAAACTCCCTGCAGGCATGGAAGAGGAAGTATCGCGTCAATTAGCCGTCTTGGAAGAACAAACCGGCAAACGTTTCGGAGACGCCGCCAATCCGCTTTTGGTATCGGTTCGTTCCGGCGCCGTCTTCTCCATGCCCGGCATGATGGATACCATCTTAAACCTCGGCCTGAACAGCAACACCGTCGTCGGCCTAGCCGCCGCTACAGGTAATGAGCGTTTCGCCTACGACTCCTACCGCCGGTTTATCCAGATGTTCTCCGACGTCGTTCTTGACATCCACAAATACGAATTCGAACAACTTCTTGATGACGTCAAGGAAGAGCAAGGCGTTCGTTTTGACCAAGATCTCAGCGCCGACTCCCTCAAAGAAGTCATCCGGCAATACAAAAAGCTAGTCCACGAACACAGCGGACGCTACTTCCCGGAAGAGCCCAAAGAACAGCTCTTCATGGCCCTTACCGCCGTTTTTCGCTCTTGGAATAACGACCGGGCCATCGTCTACCGCAATCTGAACAAAATCGACCACGATCTGGGTACGGCCGTCAATATCCAGTCTATGGTTTTCGGCAATATGGGCAATGACTCCGGCACCGGCGTCGCCTTCAGCCGCAACCCCTCGACCGGCGAAAACAAGCTCTACGGCGAGTACTTAATGAATGCCCAAGGCGAAGACGTCGTCGCCGGCATTCGGACCCCCCAAAGCATTGAAAAGCTGGCGGACGACATGCCGCATGTCTATGAGCAGTTCTGTCAAATCGTCAAGACTTTGGAAACGCACTACAAAAACATGCAGGATATCGAGTTCACCATCGAAAAAGGCAAGCTTTATATGCTGCAAACCCGCAACGGCAAACGCACTGCCGCCGCTGCCGTCAAAGTGGCTCACGATTTAGTGCAAGAAGGCCTGGTAAGCACCGCCGATGCGCTCTTGATGGTGGAACCAACGCAAATCGGCCAGCTGCTCCACCGCCAGATTGACAGCTCCGCCAAACTCGACGTCCTGGCGCAAGGTCTGCCAGCCTCACCGGGCGCCGCTTCAGGAGCGATCGTCTTTGACGCGGACGAAGCAGAACTTTTGGGACGCCAAGGCAAAAAAGTACTCTTAGTACGCACCGAAACCACTCCTGATGACATTCACGGCATCGTCATGGCCCAGGGCATTCTAACCAGCCGCGGCGGCATGACCAGCCACGCCGCTGTTGTAGCCCGCGGCATGGGAAAACCTTGCGTTTGCGGCTGTGAAGCCGCCCGTATCGATTATAACGCCAAGACCTTGACCATCGGCAATTTGACCCTAAAAGAAGGCGATCTCCTCTCTATTGACGGCGCCACTGGCCGGGTCATCAGCGGTTCCATCCCCCTCCAAGAGCCTGAACTCTCGCCGGAATACTTGACTCTTTTGGCTTGGGCCGATGAATACCGTCGCCTGGATGTCCGCGCCAATGCCGACACCCCTGAAGACGCCGCCAAAGCCCGTTCCTTCGGCGCAACCGGTATCGGCCTGGTCCGCACGGAGCACATGTTCATGGCTCAAGACCGCCTGCCCTACGTACAGCAGATGATTCTCGCCGAGACGCTAGAGGCGCGCGAAGACGCCTTGACGCATTTGCTGCCCATGCAGGAAAATGACTTCTACGGCATTTTAAAAGCCATGGAAGGCTATCCGGTCTGCATACGCCTGCTCGATCCGCCGCTGCATGAGTTCTTGCCCAGTCTGGAAGAACTATTAGTGGAAACGACACGGCTGCGCACCCTCGGCAACGACCCGCAAACATTGGCGCAAAAAGAACTACTCCTCAAAAAAGTCCGTCACCTGCACGAATTCAACCCCATGCTGGGACATCGCGGCTGCCGTTTGGGCATTACGTACCCCGAAGTATACGAGATGCAGATCCGGGCCATTATGAACGCCGCCGCCAGACTGACCAAAGAAGGCCTCACTGCACTCCCGGAAGTAGAAATCCCACTCACCATCAGCCGGGAGGAAATGGATTTCTTCAAAGAGCGCATTGACCGCATTGCTCAAGAAGTCATGGCAGAGCGCCAGGTACAGTTCCACTATACCGCCGGCACCATGATCGAGCTGCCCCGGGCCGCCCTGCTGGCGGACGAACTGGCCGCCAGCGCGCAATTCTTTAGCTTCGGCACCAACGACCTGACCCAAACCTGCCTGGGCTTCAGCCGCGACGACGCGGAAGGCAAATTCCTGCCTCATTATTTAGAGCAGAAGATCCTCAAAGCCAATCCCTTTGTCGAACTGGACCGTCAAGGCGTCGGTAAACTGATGCGCCTGGCTGTCGCCGGCGGCCGCGCCACACGTCCGGAGCTTTTGATCGGCATCTGCGGCGAACATGGCGGCGACCCCAGCTCTATCCAGTTTTGTCATGAAATCGGCTTGGACTTTGTCAGCTGCTCTCCCTACCGCGTGCCCGTAGCCCGCCTGGCTGCAGCGCAGGCGGCGCTGAGCGACGGCGAAGTATTGGGAACTCGCTAA
- a CDS encoding pyruvate, water dikinase regulatory protein produces the protein MTHSGKSAHPAVLYLLSDSVGETAEVVTKAACSQFDAGHVELRRMPYLASVYQVEEALQEAAATANAAVIYTLVSPNLRKALKIKAAKLNLTCVDVMGPVVDALTQISGLDPRNEPGSLRKIDEAYFNRIEAIEFAVKFDDGKEPRGLLRADIVVTGVSRTSKTPLCMYLAHKGLKAANLPLVPEVTVPQELFQVPANKAVGLTIKADHLYEIRRERLRTMGLAQTAEYANYDRILEEIEYAVRIMRKIGCPIIDVTNKATEETAAKVLEYYRKGAELR, from the coding sequence ATGACTCATTCCGGTAAGTCCGCGCATCCCGCCGTTCTCTACTTGCTTTCCGACTCAGTCGGCGAAACGGCGGAAGTCGTCACCAAAGCCGCTTGCAGCCAATTTGACGCCGGTCATGTCGAATTGCGCCGCATGCCGTATCTGGCTTCTGTTTACCAAGTAGAGGAAGCCTTGCAGGAAGCTGCAGCCACTGCCAACGCCGCCGTGATTTACACTTTGGTTAGTCCCAATTTACGTAAAGCCCTGAAAATCAAGGCTGCGAAATTGAATTTAACTTGTGTGGACGTAATGGGCCCTGTTGTTGACGCTCTCACGCAAATCAGCGGTCTGGACCCGCGCAATGAGCCCGGCAGTTTGCGCAAAATCGACGAAGCGTACTTTAATCGTATTGAAGCCATTGAATTCGCCGTCAAATTCGACGACGGCAAAGAGCCGCGCGGCCTGTTGCGAGCCGACATCGTCGTCACCGGCGTATCGCGCACCTCCAAAACCCCTTTGTGCATGTATCTGGCGCACAAAGGACTTAAAGCCGCGAACCTACCGCTGGTTCCGGAAGTGACCGTACCGCAGGAGCTCTTTCAAGTGCCGGCGAACAAAGCGGTCGGCCTCACTATTAAAGCGGATCATCTCTATGAAATACGCCGGGAACGCCTGCGCACCATGGGACTGGCGCAAACGGCGGAATACGCAAACTATGACCGCATTCTCGAAGAAATTGAGTACGCCGTGCGCATTATGCGCAAAATCGGCTGCCCGATTATTGACGTCACCAATAAAGCCACCGAAGAAACCGCTGCCAAAGTATTAGAATATTACCGGAAGGGAGCCGAATTACGATGA
- a CDS encoding helix-turn-helix transcriptional regulator, protein MSTIELSARQRTILEWVKENGPLSSKELADRLQVSRAALRADLAVLTMSGLLEARPRVGYYYSGKDEKDIIAGMLSPLRVKDAHSISVAVREKTSVYDVIVKMFIEDVGTMFIVSQEGFLEGVVSRKDLLKTALGQRKLEDLPISVIMTRMPNIIVTTPEESVLRAAQKLLTHQVDSLPVVIIENTPDGERYRLLGRFTKSNITRLFVQMGSRS, encoded by the coding sequence GTGAGTACCATCGAATTATCGGCACGTCAACGCACCATTCTGGAATGGGTCAAAGAAAACGGACCCTTGAGCAGCAAAGAGCTGGCTGATCGCCTGCAAGTCAGCCGCGCCGCTTTGCGTGCGGATCTGGCGGTTCTGACCATGTCCGGTCTGCTGGAAGCCCGCCCCCGGGTAGGCTACTACTACAGCGGCAAAGACGAAAAGGACATTATCGCCGGCATGCTCAGCCCCTTGCGCGTCAAGGACGCCCATTCCATCTCCGTAGCAGTTCGGGAAAAAACCTCAGTCTATGATGTCATTGTCAAAATGTTCATTGAAGACGTGGGCACCATGTTTATTGTCTCTCAAGAAGGCTTCCTCGAAGGCGTGGTTTCGCGTAAAGATTTGCTAAAAACCGCCTTGGGACAGCGCAAACTGGAAGACTTGCCTATCAGCGTAATCATGACTCGCATGCCCAACATTATTGTGACCACGCCGGAAGAGTCCGTGCTCCGGGCTGCGCAGAAGCTGCTGACACATCAAGTCGACTCCCTGCCGGTAGTCATCATAGAAAACACGCCGGACGGAGAACGTTACCGCCTGCTTGGCCGCTTCACCAAGTCCAACATCACAAGGCTGTTTGTACAAATGGGCAGCCGCTCATAA
- a CDS encoding M48 family metallopeptidase, with protein sequence MRELLKRIVFVCLALLFMAGFWQSTAEAGLISKDQEISMGRDVAKELEKKYGLVDDAQLQERIQKIGMSLVKVSERQDLPYTFKVLNSKEVNALAVPGGFIYVFKGLVDLMPDDDELAGVIGHEVGHVVKRHSVKQMEKSLGMGLLFSILFGDRGVPLQSLAYQVLMAGYSRDDEREADQLGFVHSFKAGYNPYGMAMGLRKLANTNQNYHPDLFSSHPEANSRVEKVLGYAREAGVRPFVDEGAKQVKDGAWSLPPFKTAVDGQEPVFRAFAAAGAIYRARSSVGFSPERYVPDSDGTQFYIYYNERRIMTIAESEAAAYGVSQEELMERYLEALRRY encoded by the coding sequence GTGCGTGAGCTTTTAAAACGGATCGTTTTTGTATGCCTGGCTTTGTTGTTTATGGCCGGATTCTGGCAGTCGACGGCGGAAGCGGGGCTAATCAGCAAGGACCAGGAAATTTCTATGGGCCGCGATGTAGCGAAAGAATTGGAGAAAAAATACGGTCTTGTAGACGACGCGCAGCTGCAAGAGCGCATCCAAAAAATAGGCATGAGTCTGGTGAAAGTATCGGAACGGCAAGATCTTCCGTATACGTTTAAGGTTTTAAATTCCAAAGAAGTGAACGCTCTGGCTGTGCCTGGCGGTTTTATCTATGTATTTAAGGGCTTAGTCGATCTGATGCCGGATGACGATGAATTAGCTGGCGTTATCGGGCATGAAGTAGGGCATGTTGTCAAACGGCACAGCGTGAAGCAGATGGAAAAAAGCTTGGGCATGGGCCTGCTTTTCAGCATCCTATTCGGTGATCGAGGGGTGCCGTTGCAGAGTTTGGCGTATCAGGTGTTAATGGCCGGATATAGCCGGGATGACGAACGGGAAGCGGATCAATTGGGATTTGTACATTCCTTTAAGGCTGGCTACAATCCGTATGGCATGGCCATGGGCCTGCGCAAATTGGCGAATACGAATCAAAATTATCACCCGGATCTATTTTCCAGTCATCCCGAGGCGAATTCGCGGGTGGAAAAAGTGCTGGGTTATGCCCGGGAGGCCGGTGTGCGTCCTTTTGTGGACGAAGGCGCCAAGCAGGTGAAGGATGGAGCTTGGAGCCTGCCTCCCTTTAAAACTGCTGTTGATGGACAGGAACCTGTGTTTCGGGCTTTTGCCGCTGCGGGCGCCATTTATCGGGCTCGGAGCAGCGTGGGCTTTTCGCCGGAACGGTATGTGCCGGACAGTGACGGAACTCAGTTTTATATCTATTATAATGAGCGACGTATTATGACGATTGCAGAAAGTGAGGCCGCTGCCTACGGCGTTTCCCAGGAAGAATTGATGGAACGATATCTGGAGGCGCTGCGGCGGTATTGA